In Humulus lupulus chromosome 6, drHumLupu1.1, whole genome shotgun sequence, a single genomic region encodes these proteins:
- the LOC133786109 gene encoding uncharacterized protein LOC133786109 translates to MQAKQDGQADVLTQFMTETRSSIRSLETQIGQLATLMENRAQGNLPSTTEVNPKGNPNEQCQAITLRSGTVYEGTSVEKRIEQKQDQQGPNVEDKKTYEEKVNEIPLAREVVPPVSIDHHRKIPYPQRLQKNCLDKQLAKFLEVFKRLHINIPFAEALEQMPS, encoded by the coding sequence ATGCAAGCAAAGCAAGACGGTCAGGCTGATGTGTTAactcaatttatgactgaaaCGAGATCATCAATTCGGAGCTTGGAAACTCAGATTGGACAATTGGCTACGCTTATGGAAAACCGAGCTCAAGGGAACTTGCCAAGCACTACTGAGGTGAATCCAAAGGGGAATCCTAATGAACAGTGTCAGGCgattactttgaggagtggaacaGTATATGAGGGAACAAGTGTGGAAAAGAGAATCGAGCAGAAACAAGATCAACAGGGACCCAATGTTGAGGACAAGAAGACTTATGAAGAGAAGGTTAATGAGATTCCACTAGCAAGAGAAGTGGTACCTCCGGTGTCTATAGATCATCacagaaaaattccatatccaCAGAGACTCCAAAAGAACTGTCTTGACAAACAGTTGGCAAAGTTCTTAGAGGTATTCAAGAGGCTGCATATCAACATACCCTTTGCGGAAGCATTAGAACAGATGCCAAGTTAA
- the LOC133786111 gene encoding uncharacterized protein LOC133786111 has translation MEDYETVALTEECSAILQRKLPQKLRDRSWKFHNPMHNCINLMHLSVFKRLGLGEAKPTTVTLQLADRSLAHPRGIIEDVLVKVDKFIFPADFIVLDMEEDANVPIILGRPFLATGQALIDVQKGELKLRVEGDEVVFSVFKAMTYPMASDSCYSVDVIDKAVLERRVSSDALEVVLTGGEEDEEDDEMKEYVKWINSYHLYLKKFEELAEATD, from the exons ATGGAGGATTACGAAACTGTGGCATTGACCGAAGAGTGCAGTGCTATTTTGCAAAGGAAGCTTCCACAGAAGTTGAGAGATCGATCCTGGAAGTTTCACAATCCCATGCACAATTG CATAAATCTCATGCATCTATCAGTAttcaaaagacttggtttgggtgagGCAAAGCCAACAACGGTTACACTACAGTTGGCCGATAGATCACTGGCTCATCCGAGGGGGATTATTGAAGATGTGCTAGTGAAGGTCGACAAATTCATTTTCCCTGCAGATTTTATTGTGctggatatggaggaggatgcaaATGTCCCAATTATTCTTGGACGACCGTTCCTAGCAACAGGACAAGCTCTCATAGATGTGCAAAAGGGAGAGCTGAAACTCAGAGTCGAGGGGGATGAGGTGGTGTTTAGTGTCTTTAAGGCAATGACGTATCCgatggctagtgacagttgctacagtgtggatgtgatagataAAGCAGTTTTGGAAAGACGGGTCAGTAGTGATGCTTTAGAGGTAGTGTTGACTGGTGGGGAGGAAGACGAAGAAGATGATGAGATGAAAGAATATGTAAAGTGGATTAACTCTTACCACCTGTAtttgaagaagtttgaagagTTGGCAGAGGCCACCGATTGA
- the LOC133783405 gene encoding LRR receptor-like serine/threonine-protein kinase IOS1 encodes MYFAELEQLNENETREFDIYVNDKSWYDNMSPEYLSGDSIHSTEAVEVEGGVKLSISLRKTKNSTLPPLINAMEIYIQKELSQKETNQMDEKSMWNVKEVYGLKRNWQGDPCNPGNFTWDGVGCDSNNSSNIVSLNLSSCELKGEIASSIANLTMLNNLDLSNNSLNGAVPEFLAQLSSLKFLNLKGNNLTGPIPDALLQRLKNNQLYLSFDTNMNSPCSSCEKKKKKIVVPLVASLGVSLVIVFIIVSVIWIFKRRSRRPAAPKDLKESNIGGENDDNIFSKKQQFTYSEILRITNNFDRIIGEGGFGKVYYGNLRGIEVAVKMLSLSSFQGHQQFHAELKSLMRVHHRNLTTLVGYCNEKDHIGLIYEYMAMGNLKSLLLGRSPSILSWEDRLRIAIDTEQGLEYLHNGCKPAIIHRDVKSTNILLNEKFQAKLADFGVSKIFSNEDDKQSVSGSLGVSTNVVGTPGYLDPEYYSTNWLNEKSDVFSFGVVLLELITARPVLTRARENAHVIQWVGSKLVNGDIENIIDPRLEGCFCVNTVWKTIEIAMACVSKTSSNRPTMNHVATELKECLAAELTWKNNNSMVESKDLLVEMMNYSTAPEQHIPLAR; translated from the exons ATGTATTTTGCGGAACTCGAACAACTCAACGAGAACGAAACAAGAGAATTCGATATCTACGTTAATGATAAATCCTGGTACGATAACATGTCTCCCGAATACTTGAGCGGAGATAGCATCCATAGCACCGAAGCCGTAGAAGTTGAAGGTGGAGTAAAACTGAGTATTTCGCTCAgaaaaaccaaaaactcaacgctACCGCCCCTTATAAATGCCATGGAGATTTACATCCAAAAAGAGCTCTCACAAAAAGAAACCAACCAAATGGATG AAAAATCTATGTGGAATGTCAAGGAAGTATATGGATTAAAGAGAAACTGGCAAGGAGATCCTTGTAACCCTGGCAATTTCACGTGGGATGGTGTTGGGTGTGATTCCAATAATTCGTCTAACATTGTGTCTTT GAATCTGTCGTCATGTGAACTAAAGGGGGAAATTGCTTCTTCCATTGCCAATCTGACCATGTTAAACAATCT GGATTTATCAAACAACAGCCTGAACGGGGCCGTGCCTGAATTTTTGGCTCAACTTTCATCCTTAAAATTTTT AAACCTTAAAGGAAACAACCTCACTGGCCCAATCCCAGACGCACTCCTTCAAAGATTAAAGAATAATCAATTATATTTAAG CTTTGATACAAACATGAACAGTCCGTGCTCATCGTgcgaaaaaaagaaaaaaaaaattgttgtccCACTGGTTGCTTCACTCGGCGTATCACTTGTTATCGTATTTATTATTGTGTCAGTAATTTGGATCTTCAAAAGAAGATCAAGACGGCCAGCGGCCCCTAAAGATTTGAAGG AGTCCAATATTGGAGGAGAGAATgatgataatattttttcaaaaaaacaaCAATTTACGTACTCAGAGATTCTGAGAATAACCAACAACTTTGATAGGATAATAGGAGAAGGCGGATTTGGAAAGGTTTACTACGGCAACTTAAGGGGCATTGAGGTTGCAGTGAAGATGCTGTCTCTCTCGTCATTCCAAGGGCATCAACAATTTCATGCAGAG CTTAAGTCACTTATGAGAGTTCATCATAGAAACTTGACTACCCTTGTTGGATATTGCAACGAGAAGGATCATATTGGACTCATCTACGAGTACATGGCTATGGGAAACTTAAAATCACTACTTTTAG GTAGAAGTCCAAGCATCCTGAGTTGGGAAGACAGACTTCGGATAGCAATAGACACAGAACAAG GACTTGAGTACTTGCACAACGGATGCAAGCCGGCAATAATTCACAGAGATGTGAAGTCGACAAACATTTTGTTGAATGAAAAGTTTCAAGCTAAACTAGCTGATTTTGGCGTGTCCAAGATTTTCTCCAACGAGGATGACAAACAAAGTGTTAGTGGCAGTCTTGGTGTATCCACCAATGTTGTTGGTACTCCTGGATATCTCGACCCCGA GTATTATTCAACAAATTGGCTCAATGAGAAAAGTGATGTTTTCAGTTTTGGAGTTGTATTATTGGAGTTAATCACAGCTCGTCCAGTGTTAACAAGAGCGAGAGAGAATGCTCACGTAATACAGTGGGTTGGTTCGAAGCTTGTAAATGGAGATATTGAAAACATTATCGATCCAAGACTTGAAGGGTGTTTTTGTGTTAATACTGTTTGGAAAACTATTGAAATAGCAATGGCTTGTGTCTCGAAAACTTCCTCCAATAGGCCAACTATGAATCACGTAGCAACTGAATTAAAGGAGTGTTTGGCAGCAGAGTTAACCTGGAAGAACAACAATAGTATGGTTGAATCAAAAGATTTGTTGGTGGAAATGATGAACTATAGTACGGCCCCAGAACAACATATTCCTCTAGCTAGGTAG